The following are encoded together in the Numida meleagris isolate 19003 breed g44 Domestic line chromosome 19, NumMel1.0, whole genome shotgun sequence genome:
- the LOC110408326 gene encoding papilin-like isoform X1 gives MCLGLCLLLGLLILGTEPGTAPGEEGAHPGVCPPPSSQPQHVPCPNACDNDRGCLQDQKCCFTACGFGCVTPLRNGSSDLPPPGDVDWSLSQAEDSHQGELQKPGLCPRDFTRCLHQEPPLCTNDSVCPGWLKCCSHECRLRCTPPAEEKPGACPAAAPEGLFYPCSFRCQEDKDCLGSQKCCPLGCGSACVEPAQDICHLPAVPGPCGGHELSFFYNVTSGRCETFPYSGCGGNANRFGTRAACRRACLGHEKPKAGECPAVLPELEGPCREECDGDSDCPKALKCCNSSCGLQCLPAVPARKDGFCPASAGLFPSYDCREWCRYDADCPGEERCCLRGCDYVCLRPAQEKPGICPLSEQAAGSQCQAPCAGDEQCPGNEKCCSSRCGRVCVAPEPDKPGRCPKVRPQLTSEPCTEDDACLHDRDCPRQEKCCFSGCAMRCSRPAREHPGQCPRAEPCWDPRRRRRNQCLDDSVCGRDEKCCNTGCAWACVAVPRESGGGASGQCTEECETDTQCPQGQRCTHTGCSRVCMEIPGGRVGVCPIPRDAGTCLDLCSFDEECPWGQKCCSNGCGHICMPVSLEERDVAVVPQHSAGRCSEQCDADSQCPRGQRCTRTSCGRVCTDVPRGKEGACPIPRGSGTCLDLCSSSKECPQGQKCCSNGCGHVCTWIPDAAVNELLALLAGRVVEEADEERLAVPADRGQVAEVCVVPRAEARVGLGQTVQKGGAGGGGGGGRLAAPWCPRLPALHPRCGGLGFKVRQQGGGYGAGAQALLIPAVRVTSRTQQAWLPRQHLSHSPKAGGTGRTGTMP, from the exons aTGTGCCTGGGGCTTTGCCTCCTTCTGGGGCTGCTCATCCTCGGGACAGAGCCGGGCACTGCACCAGGCGAGGAAGGCG CCCACCCCGGCGTCTGCCCCCCACCCTCATCTCAGCCTCAGCACGTGCCGTGTCCCAACGCCTGCGATAACGACAGAGGGTGCCTGCAGGACCAGAAGTGCTGCTTCACCGCCTGCGGCTTCGGCTGCGTGACACCGCTGAGGAATGGCAGCAGCGACCTCCCCCCACCCGGAGACGTGGACTGGAGCCTCAGCCAGGCCGAGGACTCGCACCAGG GGGAGCTGCAAAAACCAGGGCTGTGTCCCCGGGACTTCACGCGCTGCCTCCACCAGGAGCCCCCTCTCTGCACCAACGACTCAGTGTGCCCTGGCTGGCTCAAGTGCTGTTCCCACGAGTGCCGCCTCCGCTGCACACCCCCGGCAGAAG AGAAGCCCGGTGCCTGCCCCGCAGCAGCCCCGGAGGGGCTCTTTTACCCCTGCTCCTTCCGGTGCCAGGAGGACAAGGACTGCCTGGGCAGCCAGAAGTGCTGCCCGCTGGGCTGTGGCTCAGCCTGCGTGGAGCCGGCACAGG acatCTGCCACCTCCCCGCCGTGCCGGGGCCCTGCGGCGGCCACGAGCTGAGCTTCTTCTACAACGTCACCTCTGGACGCTGCGAGACGTTCCCCTACAGCGGCTGCGGGGGCAACGCCAACCGCTTCGGGACGCGGGCAGCGTGCCGCCGGGCGTGCCTGGGCCATG AGAAACCTAAAGCCGGGGAGTGCCCCGCGGTGCTGCCAGAGCTGGAGGGGCCATGCCGGGAGGAGTGCGACGGTGACAGCGACTGCCCCAAAGCGCTGAAGTGCTGTAACAGCAGCTGCGGCCTCCAGTGCCTGCCCGCAGTGCCAGCCC GGAAGGATGGCTTCTGCCCAGCCAGCGCCGGGCTGTTCCCCAGCTACGACTGCAGAGAGTGGTGCCGGTACGACGCCGACTGCCCTGGCGAGGAGAGGTGCTGCCTGCGGGGCTGCGACTACGTGTGCCTGCGCCCGGCCCAAG AGAAACCGGGAATCTGCCCCCTGAGCGAGCAGGCAGCGGGGTCCCAGTGCCAGGCCCCCTGTGCAGGAGACGAGCAGTGCCCAGGGAAtgagaagtgctgcagcagccgaTGCGGCCGTGTCTGCGTGGCCCCGGAGCCAG ACAAACCTGGCCGGTGTCCAAAGGTGAGGCCGCAGCTGACATCAGAGCCGTGCACGGAGGATGATGCCTGCCTCCACGACCGGGACTGCCCCCGGCAGGAGAAGTGCTGCTTCTCCGGCTGCGCCATGCGCTGCTCCCGCCCGGCCAGAG AGCACCCCGGGCAGTGCCCCCGGGCAGAGCCGTGCTGGGACCCCCGGCGCCGACGCAGGAACCAGTGCCTAGATGACAGCGTGTGCGGGCGGGATGAGAAGTGCTGCAACACAGGCTGCGCCTGGGCCTGCGTGGCTGTGCCCAGAG AGAGCGGCGGTGGTGCCTCCGGACAATGCACAGAGGAGTGTGAGACTGACACACAGTGCCCCCAGGGACAGCGGTGCACCCACACAGGCTGTAGCCGTGTCTGCATGGAAATCCCTGGAG GGAGAGTGGGAgtgtgccccatccccagggaTGCCGGGACGTGCTTGGACCTGTGCAGCTTCGACGAGGAATGTCCCTGGGGCCAGAAGTGCTGCAGCAACGGCTGTGGCCACATCTGCATGCCCGTTTCTCTCGAAG AGCGTGATGTTGCCGTTGTGCCACAGCACAGTGCCGGCCGGTGCTCAGAGCAATGTGATGCCGACTCACAGTGCCCCCGGGGACAGAGATGCACCCGCACCAGCTGCGGCCGTGTCTGCACAGACGTGCCCAGAG gaaaggaaggagcgtgccccatccccaggggCAGCGGGACATGCTTGGATCTGTGCAGCTCCAGCAAGGAGTGTCCCCAGGGCcagaagtgctgcagcaatGGCTGTGGCCACGTCTGCACTTGGATACCTGATG CCGCCGTAAATGAACTCCTCGCACTGCTGGCTGGACGCGTTGTAGAAGAAGCGGATGAAGAGCGCCTTGCAGTTCCCGCAGACCGAGGGCAGGTAGCAGAAGTCTGCGTGGTCCCAAGGGCTGAG GCAcgtgtggggctgggacagACCGTGCAGAAagggggagcaggaggaggaggaggaggaggcaggctCGCTGCGCCATGGTGCCCAAGGCTGCCGGCTCTGCACCCCAGGTGTGGTGGGCTGGGATTTAAGGTGCGCCAGCAGGGCGGAGGGTATGGGGCTGGCGCCCAAGCACTGCTAATTCCTGCCGTGCGGGTTACAAGCCGCACCCAGCAAGCCTGGCTTCCTCGGCAGCATCTCAGCCACAGCCCTAAAGCCGGGGGGACTGGTAGGACGGGAACAATGCCCTAG
- the LOC110408326 gene encoding papilin-like isoform X2: protein MCLGLCLLLGLLILGTEPGTAPGEEGAHPGVCPPPSSQPQHVPCPNACDNDRGCLQDQKCCFTACGFGCVTPLRNGSSDLPPPGDVDWSLSQAEDSHQGELQKPGLCPRDFTRCLHQEPPLCTNDSVCPGWLKCCSHECRLRCTPPAEEKPGACPAAAPEGLFYPCSFRCQEDKDCLGSQKCCPLGCGSACVEPAQDICHLPAVPGPCGGHELSFFYNVTSGRCETFPYSGCGGNANRFGTRAACRRACLGHEKPKAGECPAVLPELEGPCREECDGDSDCPKALKCCNSSCGLQCLPAVPARKDGFCPASAGLFPSYDCREWCRYDADCPGEERCCLRGCDYVCLRPAQEKPGICPLSEQAAGSQCQAPCAGDEQCPGNEKCCSSRCGRVCVAPEPDKPGRCPKVRPQLTSEPCTEDDACLHDRDCPRQEKCCFSGCAMRCSRPAREHPGQCPRAEPCWDPRRRRRNQCLDDSVCGRDEKCCNTGCAWACVAVPRESGGGASGQCTEECETDTQCPQGQRCTHTGCSRVCMEIPGGRVGVCPIPRDAGTCLDLCSFDEECPWGQKCCSNGCGHICMPVSLEERDVAVVPQHSAGRCSEQCDADSQCPRGQRCTRTSCGRVCTDVPRGKEGACPIPRGSGTCLDLCSSSKECPQGQKCCSNGCGHVCTWIPDAAVNELLALLAGRVVEEADEERLAVPADRGQVAEVCVVPRAEAELREGIGEPPPTAPSSPPLTATPTHCTALALTEHRLLARAAALAGAALGDTRTVGVTSTVGAGGVLVAGAAVLVRRAPHLRDVVAVPGLC, encoded by the exons aTGTGCCTGGGGCTTTGCCTCCTTCTGGGGCTGCTCATCCTCGGGACAGAGCCGGGCACTGCACCAGGCGAGGAAGGCG CCCACCCCGGCGTCTGCCCCCCACCCTCATCTCAGCCTCAGCACGTGCCGTGTCCCAACGCCTGCGATAACGACAGAGGGTGCCTGCAGGACCAGAAGTGCTGCTTCACCGCCTGCGGCTTCGGCTGCGTGACACCGCTGAGGAATGGCAGCAGCGACCTCCCCCCACCCGGAGACGTGGACTGGAGCCTCAGCCAGGCCGAGGACTCGCACCAGG GGGAGCTGCAAAAACCAGGGCTGTGTCCCCGGGACTTCACGCGCTGCCTCCACCAGGAGCCCCCTCTCTGCACCAACGACTCAGTGTGCCCTGGCTGGCTCAAGTGCTGTTCCCACGAGTGCCGCCTCCGCTGCACACCCCCGGCAGAAG AGAAGCCCGGTGCCTGCCCCGCAGCAGCCCCGGAGGGGCTCTTTTACCCCTGCTCCTTCCGGTGCCAGGAGGACAAGGACTGCCTGGGCAGCCAGAAGTGCTGCCCGCTGGGCTGTGGCTCAGCCTGCGTGGAGCCGGCACAGG acatCTGCCACCTCCCCGCCGTGCCGGGGCCCTGCGGCGGCCACGAGCTGAGCTTCTTCTACAACGTCACCTCTGGACGCTGCGAGACGTTCCCCTACAGCGGCTGCGGGGGCAACGCCAACCGCTTCGGGACGCGGGCAGCGTGCCGCCGGGCGTGCCTGGGCCATG AGAAACCTAAAGCCGGGGAGTGCCCCGCGGTGCTGCCAGAGCTGGAGGGGCCATGCCGGGAGGAGTGCGACGGTGACAGCGACTGCCCCAAAGCGCTGAAGTGCTGTAACAGCAGCTGCGGCCTCCAGTGCCTGCCCGCAGTGCCAGCCC GGAAGGATGGCTTCTGCCCAGCCAGCGCCGGGCTGTTCCCCAGCTACGACTGCAGAGAGTGGTGCCGGTACGACGCCGACTGCCCTGGCGAGGAGAGGTGCTGCCTGCGGGGCTGCGACTACGTGTGCCTGCGCCCGGCCCAAG AGAAACCGGGAATCTGCCCCCTGAGCGAGCAGGCAGCGGGGTCCCAGTGCCAGGCCCCCTGTGCAGGAGACGAGCAGTGCCCAGGGAAtgagaagtgctgcagcagccgaTGCGGCCGTGTCTGCGTGGCCCCGGAGCCAG ACAAACCTGGCCGGTGTCCAAAGGTGAGGCCGCAGCTGACATCAGAGCCGTGCACGGAGGATGATGCCTGCCTCCACGACCGGGACTGCCCCCGGCAGGAGAAGTGCTGCTTCTCCGGCTGCGCCATGCGCTGCTCCCGCCCGGCCAGAG AGCACCCCGGGCAGTGCCCCCGGGCAGAGCCGTGCTGGGACCCCCGGCGCCGACGCAGGAACCAGTGCCTAGATGACAGCGTGTGCGGGCGGGATGAGAAGTGCTGCAACACAGGCTGCGCCTGGGCCTGCGTGGCTGTGCCCAGAG AGAGCGGCGGTGGTGCCTCCGGACAATGCACAGAGGAGTGTGAGACTGACACACAGTGCCCCCAGGGACAGCGGTGCACCCACACAGGCTGTAGCCGTGTCTGCATGGAAATCCCTGGAG GGAGAGTGGGAgtgtgccccatccccagggaTGCCGGGACGTGCTTGGACCTGTGCAGCTTCGACGAGGAATGTCCCTGGGGCCAGAAGTGCTGCAGCAACGGCTGTGGCCACATCTGCATGCCCGTTTCTCTCGAAG AGCGTGATGTTGCCGTTGTGCCACAGCACAGTGCCGGCCGGTGCTCAGAGCAATGTGATGCCGACTCACAGTGCCCCCGGGGACAGAGATGCACCCGCACCAGCTGCGGCCGTGTCTGCACAGACGTGCCCAGAG gaaaggaaggagcgtgccccatccccaggggCAGCGGGACATGCTTGGATCTGTGCAGCTCCAGCAAGGAGTGTCCCCAGGGCcagaagtgctgcagcaatGGCTGTGGCCACGTCTGCACTTGGATACCTGATG CCGCCGTAAATGAACTCCTCGCACTGCTGGCTGGACGCGTTGTAGAAGAAGCGGATGAAGAGCGCCTTGCAGTTCCCGCAGACCGAGGGCAGGTAGCAGAAGTCTGCGTGGTCCCAAGGGCTGAG gcagagctcagggagGGCATTGGTGAGCCTCCTCCCACTGCGCCAAGCTCACCCCCGCTCACCGCGACCCCCACGCACTGCACAGCGCTGGCCCTCACCGAGCACCGGCTCCTGGCACGTGCGGCCGCACTTGCTGGGGCAGCACTTGGTGACACCAGGACAGTCGGCGTCACCAGCACAGTGGGAGCAGGAGGCGTTCTTgtggcaggagctgcagtccTCGTCCGGAGGGCTCCCCACCTCCGGGATGTGGTGGCAGTACCCGGGCTTTGCTGA
- the LOC110408326 gene encoding papilin-like isoform X10 — translation MCLGLCLLLGLLILGTEPGTAPGEEGAHPGVCPPPSSQPQHVPCPNACDNDRGCLQDQKCCFTACGFGCVTPLRNGSSDLPPPGDVDWSLSQAEDSHQGELQKPGLCPRDFTRCLHQEPPLCTNDSVCPGWLKCCSHECRLRCTPPAEEKPGACPAAAPEGLFYPCSFRCQEDKDCLGSQKCCPLGCGSACVEPAQDICHLPAVPGPCGGHELSFFYNVTSGRCETFPYSGCGGNANRFGTRAACRRACLGHEKPKAGECPAVLPELEGPCREECDGDSDCPKALKCCNSSCGLQCLPAVPARKDGFCPASAGLFPSYDCREWCRYDADCPGEERCCLRGCDYVCLRPAQEKPGICPLSEQAAGSQCQAPCAGDEQCPGNEKCCSSRCGRVCVAPEPDKPGRCPKVRPQLTSEPCTEDDACLHDRDCPRQEKCCFSGCAMRCSRPAREHPGQCPRAEPCWDPRRRRRNQCLDDSVCGRDEKCCNTGCAWACVAVPRESGGGASGQCTEECETDTQCPQGQRCTHTGCSRVCMEIPGGRVGVCPIPRDAGTCLDLCSFDEECPWGQKCCSNGCGHICMPVSLEAQHRVNVLSCHRA, via the exons aTGTGCCTGGGGCTTTGCCTCCTTCTGGGGCTGCTCATCCTCGGGACAGAGCCGGGCACTGCACCAGGCGAGGAAGGCG CCCACCCCGGCGTCTGCCCCCCACCCTCATCTCAGCCTCAGCACGTGCCGTGTCCCAACGCCTGCGATAACGACAGAGGGTGCCTGCAGGACCAGAAGTGCTGCTTCACCGCCTGCGGCTTCGGCTGCGTGACACCGCTGAGGAATGGCAGCAGCGACCTCCCCCCACCCGGAGACGTGGACTGGAGCCTCAGCCAGGCCGAGGACTCGCACCAGG GGGAGCTGCAAAAACCAGGGCTGTGTCCCCGGGACTTCACGCGCTGCCTCCACCAGGAGCCCCCTCTCTGCACCAACGACTCAGTGTGCCCTGGCTGGCTCAAGTGCTGTTCCCACGAGTGCCGCCTCCGCTGCACACCCCCGGCAGAAG AGAAGCCCGGTGCCTGCCCCGCAGCAGCCCCGGAGGGGCTCTTTTACCCCTGCTCCTTCCGGTGCCAGGAGGACAAGGACTGCCTGGGCAGCCAGAAGTGCTGCCCGCTGGGCTGTGGCTCAGCCTGCGTGGAGCCGGCACAGG acatCTGCCACCTCCCCGCCGTGCCGGGGCCCTGCGGCGGCCACGAGCTGAGCTTCTTCTACAACGTCACCTCTGGACGCTGCGAGACGTTCCCCTACAGCGGCTGCGGGGGCAACGCCAACCGCTTCGGGACGCGGGCAGCGTGCCGCCGGGCGTGCCTGGGCCATG AGAAACCTAAAGCCGGGGAGTGCCCCGCGGTGCTGCCAGAGCTGGAGGGGCCATGCCGGGAGGAGTGCGACGGTGACAGCGACTGCCCCAAAGCGCTGAAGTGCTGTAACAGCAGCTGCGGCCTCCAGTGCCTGCCCGCAGTGCCAGCCC GGAAGGATGGCTTCTGCCCAGCCAGCGCCGGGCTGTTCCCCAGCTACGACTGCAGAGAGTGGTGCCGGTACGACGCCGACTGCCCTGGCGAGGAGAGGTGCTGCCTGCGGGGCTGCGACTACGTGTGCCTGCGCCCGGCCCAAG AGAAACCGGGAATCTGCCCCCTGAGCGAGCAGGCAGCGGGGTCCCAGTGCCAGGCCCCCTGTGCAGGAGACGAGCAGTGCCCAGGGAAtgagaagtgctgcagcagccgaTGCGGCCGTGTCTGCGTGGCCCCGGAGCCAG ACAAACCTGGCCGGTGTCCAAAGGTGAGGCCGCAGCTGACATCAGAGCCGTGCACGGAGGATGATGCCTGCCTCCACGACCGGGACTGCCCCCGGCAGGAGAAGTGCTGCTTCTCCGGCTGCGCCATGCGCTGCTCCCGCCCGGCCAGAG AGCACCCCGGGCAGTGCCCCCGGGCAGAGCCGTGCTGGGACCCCCGGCGCCGACGCAGGAACCAGTGCCTAGATGACAGCGTGTGCGGGCGGGATGAGAAGTGCTGCAACACAGGCTGCGCCTGGGCCTGCGTGGCTGTGCCCAGAG AGAGCGGCGGTGGTGCCTCCGGACAATGCACAGAGGAGTGTGAGACTGACACACAGTGCCCCCAGGGACAGCGGTGCACCCACACAGGCTGTAGCCGTGTCTGCATGGAAATCCCTGGAG GGAGAGTGGGAgtgtgccccatccccagggaTGCCGGGACGTGCTTGGACCTGTGCAGCTTCGACGAGGAATGTCCCTGGGGCCAGAAGTGCTGCAGCAACGGCTGTGGCCACATCTGCATGCCCGTTTCTCTCGAAG CTCAGCACCGGGTGAATGTCCTCTCCTGCCACAGAGCGTGA
- the LOC110408326 gene encoding papilin-like isoform X8, with product MCLGLCLLLGLLILGTEPGTAPGEEGAHPGVCPPPSSQPQHVPCPNACDNDRGCLQDQKCCFTACGFGCVTPLRNGSSDLPPPGDVDWSLSQAEDSHQGELQKPGLCPRDFTRCLHQEPPLCTNDSVCPGWLKCCSHECRLRCTPPAEEKPGACPAAAPEGLFYPCSFRCQEDKDCLGSQKCCPLGCGSACVEPAQDICHLPAVPGPCGGHELSFFYNVTSGRCETFPYSGCGGNANRFGTRAACRRACLGHEKPKAGECPAVLPELEGPCREECDGDSDCPKALKCCNSSCGLQCLPAVPARKDGFCPASAGLFPSYDCREWCRYDADCPGEERCCLRGCDYVCLRPAQEKPGICPLSEQAAGSQCQAPCAGDEQCPGNEKCCSSRCGRVCVAPEPDKPGRCPKVRPQLTSEPCTEDDACLHDRDCPRQEKCCFSGCAMRCSRPAREHPGQCPRAEPCWDPRRRRRNQCLDDSVCGRDEKCCNTGCAWACVAVPRESGGGASGQCTEECETDTQCPQGQRCTHTGCSRVCMEIPGGRVGVCPIPRDAGTCLDLCSFDEECPWGQKCCSNGCGHICMPVSLEVTSIPGPSSAPGECPLLPQSVMLPLCHSTVPAGAQSNVMPTHSAPGDRDAPAPAAAVSAQTCPEERKERAPSPGAAGHAWICAAPARSVPRARSAAAMAVATSALGYLMPP from the exons aTGTGCCTGGGGCTTTGCCTCCTTCTGGGGCTGCTCATCCTCGGGACAGAGCCGGGCACTGCACCAGGCGAGGAAGGCG CCCACCCCGGCGTCTGCCCCCCACCCTCATCTCAGCCTCAGCACGTGCCGTGTCCCAACGCCTGCGATAACGACAGAGGGTGCCTGCAGGACCAGAAGTGCTGCTTCACCGCCTGCGGCTTCGGCTGCGTGACACCGCTGAGGAATGGCAGCAGCGACCTCCCCCCACCCGGAGACGTGGACTGGAGCCTCAGCCAGGCCGAGGACTCGCACCAGG GGGAGCTGCAAAAACCAGGGCTGTGTCCCCGGGACTTCACGCGCTGCCTCCACCAGGAGCCCCCTCTCTGCACCAACGACTCAGTGTGCCCTGGCTGGCTCAAGTGCTGTTCCCACGAGTGCCGCCTCCGCTGCACACCCCCGGCAGAAG AGAAGCCCGGTGCCTGCCCCGCAGCAGCCCCGGAGGGGCTCTTTTACCCCTGCTCCTTCCGGTGCCAGGAGGACAAGGACTGCCTGGGCAGCCAGAAGTGCTGCCCGCTGGGCTGTGGCTCAGCCTGCGTGGAGCCGGCACAGG acatCTGCCACCTCCCCGCCGTGCCGGGGCCCTGCGGCGGCCACGAGCTGAGCTTCTTCTACAACGTCACCTCTGGACGCTGCGAGACGTTCCCCTACAGCGGCTGCGGGGGCAACGCCAACCGCTTCGGGACGCGGGCAGCGTGCCGCCGGGCGTGCCTGGGCCATG AGAAACCTAAAGCCGGGGAGTGCCCCGCGGTGCTGCCAGAGCTGGAGGGGCCATGCCGGGAGGAGTGCGACGGTGACAGCGACTGCCCCAAAGCGCTGAAGTGCTGTAACAGCAGCTGCGGCCTCCAGTGCCTGCCCGCAGTGCCAGCCC GGAAGGATGGCTTCTGCCCAGCCAGCGCCGGGCTGTTCCCCAGCTACGACTGCAGAGAGTGGTGCCGGTACGACGCCGACTGCCCTGGCGAGGAGAGGTGCTGCCTGCGGGGCTGCGACTACGTGTGCCTGCGCCCGGCCCAAG AGAAACCGGGAATCTGCCCCCTGAGCGAGCAGGCAGCGGGGTCCCAGTGCCAGGCCCCCTGTGCAGGAGACGAGCAGTGCCCAGGGAAtgagaagtgctgcagcagccgaTGCGGCCGTGTCTGCGTGGCCCCGGAGCCAG ACAAACCTGGCCGGTGTCCAAAGGTGAGGCCGCAGCTGACATCAGAGCCGTGCACGGAGGATGATGCCTGCCTCCACGACCGGGACTGCCCCCGGCAGGAGAAGTGCTGCTTCTCCGGCTGCGCCATGCGCTGCTCCCGCCCGGCCAGAG AGCACCCCGGGCAGTGCCCCCGGGCAGAGCCGTGCTGGGACCCCCGGCGCCGACGCAGGAACCAGTGCCTAGATGACAGCGTGTGCGGGCGGGATGAGAAGTGCTGCAACACAGGCTGCGCCTGGGCCTGCGTGGCTGTGCCCAGAG AGAGCGGCGGTGGTGCCTCCGGACAATGCACAGAGGAGTGTGAGACTGACACACAGTGCCCCCAGGGACAGCGGTGCACCCACACAGGCTGTAGCCGTGTCTGCATGGAAATCCCTGGAG GGAGAGTGGGAgtgtgccccatccccagggaTGCCGGGACGTGCTTGGACCTGTGCAGCTTCGACGAGGAATGTCCCTGGGGCCAGAAGTGCTGCAGCAACGGCTGTGGCCACATCTGCATGCCCGTTTCTCTCGAAG TAACAAGCATTCCTGGCCCCAGCTCAGCACCGGGTGAATGTCCTCTCCTGCCACAGAGCGTGATGTTGCCGTTGTGCCACAGCACAGTGCCGGCCGGTGCTCAGAGCAATGTGATGCCGACTCACAGTGCCCCCGGGGACAGAGATGCACCCGCACCAGCTGCGGCCGTGTCTGCACAGACGTGCCCAGAG gaaaggaaggagcgtgccccatccccaggggCAGCGGGACATGCTTGGATCTGTGCAGCTCCAGCAAGGAGTGTCCCCAGGGCcagaagtgctgcagcaatGGCTGTGGCCACGTCTGCACTTGGATACCTGATG CCGCCGTAA
- the LOC110408326 gene encoding papilin-like isoform X9 — MCLGLCLLLGLLILGTEPGTAPGEEGAHPGVCPPPSSQPQHVPCPNACDNDRGCLQDQKCCFTACGFGCVTPLRNGSSDLPPPGDVDWSLSQAEDSHQGELQKPGLCPRDFTRCLHQEPPLCTNDSVCPGWLKCCSHECRLRCTPPAEEKPGACPAAAPEGLFYPCSFRCQEDKDCLGSQKCCPLGCGSACVEPAQDICHLPAVPGPCGGHELSFFYNVTSGRCETFPYSGCGGNANRFGTRAACRRACLGHEKPKAGECPAVLPELEGPCREECDGDSDCPKALKCCNSSCGLQCLPAVPARKDGFCPASAGLFPSYDCREWCRYDADCPGEERCCLRGCDYVCLRPAQEKPGICPLSEQAAGSQCQAPCAGDEQCPGNEKCCSSRCGRVCVAPEPDKPGRCPKVRPQLTSEPCTEDDACLHDRDCPRQEKCCFSGCAMRCSRPAREHPGQCPRAEPCWDPRRRRRNQCLDDSVCGRDEKCCNTGCAWACVAVPRESGGGASGQCTEECETDTQCPQGQRCTHTGCSRVCMEIPGGRVGVCPIPRDAGTCLDLCSFDEECPWGQKCCSNGCGHICMPVSLEERDVAVVPQHSAGRCSEQCDADSQCPRGQRCTRTSCGRVCTDVPRGKEGACPIPRGSGTCLDLCSSSKECPQGQKCCSNGCGHVCTWIPDGAA, encoded by the exons aTGTGCCTGGGGCTTTGCCTCCTTCTGGGGCTGCTCATCCTCGGGACAGAGCCGGGCACTGCACCAGGCGAGGAAGGCG CCCACCCCGGCGTCTGCCCCCCACCCTCATCTCAGCCTCAGCACGTGCCGTGTCCCAACGCCTGCGATAACGACAGAGGGTGCCTGCAGGACCAGAAGTGCTGCTTCACCGCCTGCGGCTTCGGCTGCGTGACACCGCTGAGGAATGGCAGCAGCGACCTCCCCCCACCCGGAGACGTGGACTGGAGCCTCAGCCAGGCCGAGGACTCGCACCAGG GGGAGCTGCAAAAACCAGGGCTGTGTCCCCGGGACTTCACGCGCTGCCTCCACCAGGAGCCCCCTCTCTGCACCAACGACTCAGTGTGCCCTGGCTGGCTCAAGTGCTGTTCCCACGAGTGCCGCCTCCGCTGCACACCCCCGGCAGAAG AGAAGCCCGGTGCCTGCCCCGCAGCAGCCCCGGAGGGGCTCTTTTACCCCTGCTCCTTCCGGTGCCAGGAGGACAAGGACTGCCTGGGCAGCCAGAAGTGCTGCCCGCTGGGCTGTGGCTCAGCCTGCGTGGAGCCGGCACAGG acatCTGCCACCTCCCCGCCGTGCCGGGGCCCTGCGGCGGCCACGAGCTGAGCTTCTTCTACAACGTCACCTCTGGACGCTGCGAGACGTTCCCCTACAGCGGCTGCGGGGGCAACGCCAACCGCTTCGGGACGCGGGCAGCGTGCCGCCGGGCGTGCCTGGGCCATG AGAAACCTAAAGCCGGGGAGTGCCCCGCGGTGCTGCCAGAGCTGGAGGGGCCATGCCGGGAGGAGTGCGACGGTGACAGCGACTGCCCCAAAGCGCTGAAGTGCTGTAACAGCAGCTGCGGCCTCCAGTGCCTGCCCGCAGTGCCAGCCC GGAAGGATGGCTTCTGCCCAGCCAGCGCCGGGCTGTTCCCCAGCTACGACTGCAGAGAGTGGTGCCGGTACGACGCCGACTGCCCTGGCGAGGAGAGGTGCTGCCTGCGGGGCTGCGACTACGTGTGCCTGCGCCCGGCCCAAG AGAAACCGGGAATCTGCCCCCTGAGCGAGCAGGCAGCGGGGTCCCAGTGCCAGGCCCCCTGTGCAGGAGACGAGCAGTGCCCAGGGAAtgagaagtgctgcagcagccgaTGCGGCCGTGTCTGCGTGGCCCCGGAGCCAG ACAAACCTGGCCGGTGTCCAAAGGTGAGGCCGCAGCTGACATCAGAGCCGTGCACGGAGGATGATGCCTGCCTCCACGACCGGGACTGCCCCCGGCAGGAGAAGTGCTGCTTCTCCGGCTGCGCCATGCGCTGCTCCCGCCCGGCCAGAG AGCACCCCGGGCAGTGCCCCCGGGCAGAGCCGTGCTGGGACCCCCGGCGCCGACGCAGGAACCAGTGCCTAGATGACAGCGTGTGCGGGCGGGATGAGAAGTGCTGCAACACAGGCTGCGCCTGGGCCTGCGTGGCTGTGCCCAGAG AGAGCGGCGGTGGTGCCTCCGGACAATGCACAGAGGAGTGTGAGACTGACACACAGTGCCCCCAGGGACAGCGGTGCACCCACACAGGCTGTAGCCGTGTCTGCATGGAAATCCCTGGAG GGAGAGTGGGAgtgtgccccatccccagggaTGCCGGGACGTGCTTGGACCTGTGCAGCTTCGACGAGGAATGTCCCTGGGGCCAGAAGTGCTGCAGCAACGGCTGTGGCCACATCTGCATGCCCGTTTCTCTCGAAG AGCGTGATGTTGCCGTTGTGCCACAGCACAGTGCCGGCCGGTGCTCAGAGCAATGTGATGCCGACTCACAGTGCCCCCGGGGACAGAGATGCACCCGCACCAGCTGCGGCCGTGTCTGCACAGACGTGCCCAGAG gaaaggaaggagcgtgccccatccccaggggCAGCGGGACATGCTTGGATCTGTGCAGCTCCAGCAAGGAGTGTCCCCAGGGCcagaagtgctgcagcaatGGCTGTGGCCACGTCTGCACTTGGATACCTGATG GTGCTGCGTGA